CCGGATTCGAACCGGGGACCCACGCCTTAAAAGGGCGTTGCTCTGCCTGCTGAGCTAGCGGCCCGCCATTGCCTAAATTGCTGATTTCCTTACCCCGAAATGCGAACTCAGTAAAGGATATGATGCTCTTTCGGGGCCGCGCTGAGTAACAAATGGCGGACGCTATGTCAAATAAGGCCCCATATCTTTTTTATTTGACTAAACAATCGATTTCCAAGATTGTAGCCCCTCAAGATCAACGAAATAAACAAAAGGAGGGGGTTTTTATGGCGAATGAAACTCTGGTGGTGGTCTCAAAGGTGAAAGAGTACGTGAAGGCAAAGGGCATGCAGACCTCTGAAACGGCGGTCAACGCCATTTCCGATGCAGTCCGCGAGCTGCTCGACAAGGCAGTGGCCAGGGCCAAGGACAACGGCCGCCAGACCATCAAGGATCGCGACATCTAGATCTCAAGCACAAGAAACGCAAAAGGCCCGGCGCAAGCCGGGCTTTTTTTGCTCAGAGCCTGTTTTTTATGACCGCGGCCCGCTTCTGCGAGAATTGACTGCCCCTCCTCCTGTCGTAGAAGCGAGGCCTGGGGAGTATGGATGCGAGATAAGCCGCCTCATCCTTGCTCAAATCCTTGGCAAACTTTCCGAAGTAATGCCTGGCAGCCGCCTCGGCGCCGTAGATCCCGTTTCCCCATTCGACCACATTCAGATAGAGCTCCAGTATCCTCTCCTTTGAGAGGGTCCGTTCGAGTTTGAGCGCTATGAGGAACTCCTTGAGTTTCCTCGACAGAGACTTCTCCGGAGAGAGATAGAGGTTTCGCGCGAGCTGCATGGTTATCGTGGAGCCGCCGTGCGAGAAGCGGCCGCGCTTCATGTTCACCCTGGCCGCGAGCTTGATCGCCTTCCAGTCATAACCCTGGTGCGCAAAGAACTGGTCGTCCTCAGCCACGACCACCGCCTGTCTGAGATACGTGGAGATCTTCGAGAGCGGCCGCCACTCGTACTCCACATGACCGTTGGGATCAGCGCGCATGTAGGCGGTGAGCCCGGGTCGGGCGAATACCAAGTGGACCGCAGGCGGTGTGCTGACGCATTTCGTGATCCAGACGGACCAGCAGAGGCCGACCACGATCGATGCGGTCAGGAAAAACGCCTCGCGCCTGCCTATGACACGTCCGTTGGTGAGCATGGCCTAACGACCCTTGTCCGCGATCGCCTTATCAGCGGGATCCCGGTCCCGGCTGACGGGCAGCCTGATCTGCACCTGGGTCCCCTCATCCTTCCTGCTCGTGATCTCTATGCTGCCGCTGTGATCGACGATGATGGAGTGCGAGACAAAGAGGCCGAGCCCGGTGCCTGACTTTCCCTTTGTGGTGAAAAACGGCTCGAAGAGATACGGCATGTCCGCCTCATCAATGCCGCAGCCGGTATCGCGTACCTCCACCTCCACGGATTTGCCGTCGGACGACGTGGATATCGATAGCTCGCCGCCCTTGCCCATGCTGTCGAACGCATTGAGCAGCACGTTGAGGACCGCCTGGTGCAGCCGCCTCTCGTCGCCGTGCACGCACGGCAGCTTCTCGTTGAGGAACCAGCGAACGCTGATGCCCTTCATGTCGACCTGCCTCGATAGCAGGCCGCACGCGTTTTTCAGAATGCCGTTCATGTCGACTGCCGACCTCGCCGCCTTTGAGCGGGAGGCGTCGGAGAGCCTGGCTATGATGTCGGATATGCGCTG
Above is a genomic segment from bacterium containing:
- the mtgA gene encoding monofunctional biosynthetic peptidoglycan transglycosylase codes for the protein MLTNGRVIGRREAFFLTASIVVGLCWSVWITKCVSTPPAVHLVFARPGLTAYMRADPNGHVEYEWRPLSKISTYLRQAVVVAEDDQFFAHQGYDWKAIKLAARVNMKRGRFSHGGSTITMQLARNLYLSPEKSLSRKLKEFLIALKLERTLSKERILELYLNVVEWGNGIYGAEAAARHYFGKFAKDLSKDEAAYLASILPRPRFYDRRRGSQFSQKRAAVIKNRL